The following are encoded together in the Thermothelomyces thermophilus ATCC 42464 chromosome 3, complete sequence genome:
- a CDS encoding carbohydrate esterase family 4 protein (CAZy_ID 270091) codes for MHAEGHQIASHTWSHQNASQLTTTQFTNQMIWNEIALNSILGFFPTYMRPPYSICEKNCQDILSTLGYHVVYFDLDTEGYLHDDATEIQTSKDIWDDAIDGSDPSSDNFLQIEHDIHYQTVYNLTDYILTSLFANGYRAVTVGKCLGDPVENWYRQGPNGSITVPTTSVAPPESTSTMPTDPTRTTISVAPTHSGPSIDGTCGNGVTCAGTEFGSCCSVFGWCGDSYDHCSSEKGCQPEWGSCDGTPSTTTIPSSQTTFSTKTKTSSTKTGDPSTSSAEPTQTGLPVSTDGRCGPEVKQTCTGSEFGQCCSLSSKCTDNALSCIPLLGCQEDYGTCSSTLHDRV; via the exons ATGCATGCCGAGGGCCATCAGATTGCCAGTCACACTTGGTCTCACCAGAACGCCAGCCAGTTGACCACCACGCAATTCACGAACCAAATGATCTGGAACGAAATTGCGCTCAACTCAATCCTCGGCTTCTTCCCGACCTACATGAGGCCCCCTTATTCTATCTGCGAGAAGAACTGCCAAGACATCCTCTCAACCCTGGGCTACCACGTGGTGtatttcgacctcgacacggAGGGGTACCTTCACGACGATGCGACGGAGATCCAGACCAGCAAAGATATTTGGGACGACGCCATCGATGGCTCTGACCCGTCCTCGGACAATTTTCTGCAGATCGAACACGACATCCACTATCAGACCGTGTACAACCTGACCGACTACATCCTAACCTCTCTCTTCGCCAACGGCTACCGAGCGGTGACGGTGGGCAAGTGCCTCGGCGATCCTGTCGAGAACTGGTACCGCCAGGGACCCAACGGCAGCATCACCGTGCCGACCACCTCAGTGGCCCCTCCCGAGTCCACTAGCACCATGCCCACGGacccgacgaggacgaccaTCTCTGTCGCCCCGACGCACAGCGGCCCGAGCATCGACGGCACTTGCGGCAACGGCGTGACGTGCGCCGGCACAGAGTTCGGCTCCTGCTGCTCCGTCTTTGGATGGTGCGGTGACAGCTACGACCACTGCTCCTCCGAAAAAGGCTGCCAGCCCGAGTGGGGAAGCTGTGATGGGACACCGAGCACGACGACCATCCCTTCCTCGCAGACCACGTTCTCTACCAAGACCAAGACTAGCTCCACAAAGACAGGTGATCCAT CAACGTCATCCGCCGAGCCGACGCAAACCGGTCTCCCAGTCAGCACCGACGGACGCTGCGGTCCCGAAGTGAAGCAGACATGTACGGGCAGCGAATTCGGGCAGTGCTGCAGCCTGTCGAGTAAGTGCACCGACAACGCTCTCTCGTGCATACCTCTCCTGGGGTGTCAGGAGGACTATGGGACTTGTAGTAGTACATTACATGATCGAGTTTGA